The segment ttatattattgaaatgtttttatgtaaattgtgatgattataattattgctcattttattaattttatacttaGTAAAATCATGTGGATTAATGAGTAATTGAtttaaatgtgtatttatttggAAATGAAATTCTttgctatttaattaaatagtaattGTGACCTCAAGAAGACTATAAGTAGTTTGTAAGTTAGTAGTGTTAAcagcaatatttattgaatttttgaaaaaaatagtttatatcttgtaatttatcaaaatcatGTACAGACGAAAACAGGTCAACCTGCccaaatctgtcaaattttaccaatcaaaCATTAACCTTCCGCAAagtttccagtttaagtctaccggcgttcctatcctcggtctgcggcactaaggagttgaccagaaaaattttagccccttcactggtcgattctgaggtgccgtgtctgactgatggcatgaacgcctggaaagtggcttgcccaaacacagccttccctgacaacccggcttcccagagacagtgggacgagccgctctgcagattgacgagaaataaactaattgaaacatctgtcaatactgctgagcgtgcccgcctactggctgtgggagagtgggagtcagggttatggcttcacgcactgccgtcacctagcgttgggaccatgctgggtgacactacattccggctcgctacatgcctacgcctcggcgctcccactgcggctccgcatcgctgccagtgcggtgaatctgtggaccgccttgggcaccatggtctttcctgtagcaaaagtgctggtcgcatggcacgacacgccagcataaatgacattatccgtcgtgctcttgtcaccgccggagtgccagccattttagaacccagaggcttggcacgcgacgatggcaagagaccagacggaatgtctataatgccttggatgatgggaaggtctttggtgtgggacgcaacctgcgtcgacacccttgcaccttcccaccttcccagtacggcgagctgtgtcggtgcagctgctgcagccgcggaaaacctcaagcggcacaaatatgtaaacctcaccggcaattgcatttttgagccgtttggggttgaaaccccgggaccatggggcccaagtgcccacagactctttcgagaaattagtaagcgattagtggagtccactcgtgaccaaagggctggcccatacttcggtcaaaggatatgcattgccatccagcgtggcaatgcagccagccttttgggcacgatcccagctgacagcgatgcggatgaatattttgatacttaggtttaatatttccctatattAAGGTCACTTATACTTGGATATTATAGAATtgttaaccttccactattgtgataaagtttaaaatctattgaagaaagatagattgaggtaggttgatTTGCTCTTAGAAcattcaatgttttttaatatctCAAGCATAGTAATTATAATAGCAACCAAGTCAATAGATACCCAGTACCCTGCTTTACTATTTAATTCCCCTATATATGACGAAACTAGCTAAAATTGTTGGAATTAAACATAAATctgcgttttttttaaattaaaattaatattttttgagcaTTCCCAGTGCATTATAATTAAgaattatttaaactatttcaTTTATTGAAATCAATTATTGGTCTTAAGTTCTaggaaaataatttttgaaacatcatttttcaaaaacatgtaaatgaaaatctttttttatgtgTCAAATTGCATTTTCAgttttacttataataaaaatggttgtttttttataaataaaatttaaattagtaTCTAATGCAGGGCTGCCATACCAAAAATTATTGCCCTTCACAATTTTGGAATCACAattttttgtacctatttttacttttagaaaataagtttttttacaatacttaTAGAATTATTTGACATTATGAATGAATGATATTTGACGTTtattattcaaacatttttagtacctggttttttaaataatttcatgaGCCTTTTTAGTATtctaatttatttgaatatttggaAGCACGGGATATTAGTACGAACAACATGATAATTAGTTATCTTCTAatttattgtacaaaatactTAGATTTTCCAATTagctatataaaataatattttctatgtaaatattGAATACTTTCAATCATCCATCATAGTATATCATACCTATCATATCCATTAtgtacaacccgtgccgatgaagaatgggattagaaatcgcgacagctgtattcaactctctCTCATGTGCtttagtgtatgagcgagaggtaaatacagctgtcgcgatttctaatcccattctttatcggcacgggtaacAAAAGAAATTCAATTAATGTTGTAAGactaaaatatcaattattaaATCATTTGACAGTAACCATTGTTTTAAGCCTACTACTGGCAAGCAcgtaaagtttttaatttgtatcaACTATGAAGATTCAGAAAAGGCTAGATAGATGATGATTACTTAGGTCctacataaaacttaaaaaatgatCTCGGTAGAATCACCTATAAATTGTTATTCAAGTCATTTGCCAcccaaaccaaaataaaaaccatcttttcttcatctgcctagtcttttcccgacaatgttggggtcggcttccagtctaaccggatgcagctgagtaccattgtgtcacaaggagcgactgccctgcctgacctcctcaacccagttacccgggcaacccaatacctcgtGATAAGACTGGTTGGTTATTCAAAACAGCCTTGTGTTGGGCTTAAAACATTGGTTTctattataatcataatatgACATAGTGTAATGTATAATGTATCTTAAGTGTTTTGgttctttgtaataaaatattgcatttgtTGGGTTTTCCTTTGTGTTTTATTACATCACATAATACTACTGTAAAGACGAAAGTTAGAAAAAATTACAACATATTGGTAGATGGCAATCAAGTAACTGATAGGTACTTCAGAATAACGTTTAGGGCTTTTGATCGAAGTGCGGGGGAAATAGTTCCCTCGAGAAGCGGGTGAAGCCACTGGCGAAAGCTATTTACACATCTGTATTAATATGACAAAAAAGAAACGTTTGTCTGTACataccctaaaggctctgaaactattcAACTGATTTCAAAAATACGATGTTCGAATTCAAGATGTTGGGAAGCTATATTATCCCCAAAGTAACAGGCATTAAATTGCTGACTAgtatattttaaaggtaaaataagttttcactttAACTGGAAAAGCGAATGTCATTTATAAATTGAAATTCGCGCCAAACATTTTTGTATATTGGCACTTTTGGCAATAACGTTTCGTTCaacattatttctgaaataatcGATATCTAACTGAATATAAacgttactttaaaaaaatactttaataactATTAATATAAAGTACCTAACAGAAATAacggtaattaaataaaatgaattttcgCTAGTATAAAACGATTTAAAGTAAAAAGAGAAAAAGGGAAAGAGGTTGCCATATTTTAGTTGTATTTCCGAACGAAGTACCGAATGCAGAACCGCCAACATCACACAACGAAATGTCAAAATCACGAGTTATCAGGTTATTGATAAGagataaaattgtaaacatggtaagttatttcggaaataaatacacaaaaataaaataaaaacatcatttaCTGTTACTAATTCGTGCATCTTATCATTTTCAGTTGTATGCGCTTAACATGTGAACAAGGAAAGTGTATTTATTGTAGAAAGCcgataaaaacaatagaaatctTTTCCTCCTCAATTATGGACATAAACAACTTGCCACTAGAAACATTcatagaaatattaataaaaacagaTGGTATAACCATTGGAAAATGCCGACGGGTGTGCAAAAAATGGCTGGAAACCATAGACGACATAGACTATATTTGGGAGAAAATATGCTGCAAGGAGTACGAATATCAATCGTCTTTAGCCAAACAGAAGTCTGGCAAAGACTGCAAATGGTACCACATTTATAAAAACCTCACAATGTGGTCAAAACTAACATCTTTTGAGAAAAACATTCGTGAGTTCTACAAATTCACTTTACATGACAAAAACCATGCTTTAGCCATTGATTACGGAGttttacctttaaaagataCTAGAGGAATAGTCCTGTATGACATGAGCACTTTGAAACATATACCAGTGGCTGTACCAGAGAAAAATTGCTTAAAAATCTCCAATAATGATTTTGCAACAGTCATACTGGTTAAATCTGGAATTCTTCTCCAAAGAACTCCGCTGTCTTTTGATGAAGACCTACGCTTCATGACAGAAGCATTTTTCAAAGCAGACAACTTTGTGTTACATGAAAAAGAACTCTATTTCTTTAATAACAgagatgtttttgttt is part of the Helicoverpa zea isolate HzStark_Cry1AcR chromosome 26, ilHelZeax1.1, whole genome shotgun sequence genome and harbors:
- the LOC124643107 gene encoding uncharacterized protein LOC124643107 — protein: MRLTCEQGKCIYCRKPIKTIEIFSSSIMDINNLPLETFIEILIKTDGITIGKCRRVCKKWLETIDDIDYIWEKICCKEYEYQSSLAKQKSGKDCKWYHIYKNLTMWSKLTSFEKNIREFYKFTLHDKNHALAIDYGVLPLKDTRGIVLYDMSTLKHIPVAVPEKNCLKISNNDFATVILVKSGILLQRTPLSFDEDLRFMTEAFFKADNFVLHEKELYFFNNRDVFVCDLNMRNLESKLMLHCDYDIKEIQYYNGQFCIFTDCGKIVTVSKDRTVTVKHINCPPEWVKQIKYVRAINSRNFVCYSRNLFKIETDKYQHLYLDFPPITALFFYGDFVLIGTRASEILLYRLSSQKRATKPIFEKLAELPDGKYAVYLDVCERKSGPVIVVATFFEIILLEIDFFPDEKETKTSFPNNKVLMYKRLLRLRDRLRLGVPSIKSIA